A genomic segment from Phragmites australis chromosome 6, lpPhrAust1.1, whole genome shotgun sequence encodes:
- the LOC133920526 gene encoding protein LITTLE ZIPPER 4-like — translation MERLNTQLYLQNCYIMKENERLRKAAMLLNQENHALLSELKHCLAKTKSVAAAGAGGSNHNKNAAASKHDLDAAPPVQAGGKGKPAPAPK, via the coding sequence ATGGAGAGGCTGAACACGCAGCTGTACCTGCAGAACTGCTACATCATGAAGGAGAACGAGCGGCTGCGCAAGGCGGCCATGCTGCTCAACCAGGAGAACCACGCCCTGCTCTCCGAGCTCAAGCACTGCCTCGCCAAGACCAAGTCCGTGGcagcagccggcgccggcggcagcaACCACAACAAGAACGCCGCGGCGTCCAAGCACGACCTCGACGCCGCCCCGCCGGTTCAGGCCGGCGGCAAGGGCAAGCCGGCCCCCGCGCCCAAGTAA
- the LOC133920527 gene encoding zinc finger A20 and AN1 domain-containing stress-associated protein 5-like yields MAEEQRWQEGHRLCASNCGFFNSLATVDLCPKCYHNNHQQQHPTVAAAQAPSTPAPLAFQPSSEPELEQSTLVAASCQKRVGLTGFACRCGATFCGVHRYPERHACEFDFRAAGRDAIAFANPIMKVDKLNDKI; encoded by the coding sequence ATGGCGGAGGAGCAGAGGTGGCAGGAGGGGCACCGGCTGTGCGCCAGCAACTGTGGCTTCTTCAACAGCCTCGCCACAGTGGACCTCTGCCCCAAGTGCTACCACAACAACCACCAGCAACAGCACCCAACCGTCGCCGCCGCGCAGGCCCCCTCTACTCCCGCTCCATTGGCCTTCCAGCCTTCCTCCGAGCCCGAGCTCGAGCAGTCGACGCTCGTGGCCGCGAGCTGCCAGAAGCGCGTAGGTCTGACGGGATTCGCGTGCCGGTGCGGGGCCACATTCTGCGGCGTCCACCGGTACCCAGAGCGGCACGCGTGCGAGTTCGACTTCAGGGCGGCCGGCCGCGACGCCATCGCGTTTGCCAACCCCATCATGAAGGTCGACAAGCTCAATGACAAGATCTGA